From the Desulfosarcina sp. BuS5 genome, one window contains:
- the fusA gene encoding elongation factor G has product MKKTDQIKKIRNIGIIAHIDAGKTTVTERILYYTGRSHKIGEVHDGEAVMDWMLDEQERGITITSAVTTCHWKGGEIQIIDTPGHVDFTIEVERSLRVLDGVVGVFCAVGGVEPQSETVWRQADKYFVPKIAFINKLDRIGANFFKTVEMMKKKLNAEPLIIQLPIGSEDDFIGVIDLLNMKQILYHDETRGETFTIEEISSDYIERAEEYREKLIELLAEYDDDIMEAYLSEAPIDNTILLAAIRKSVIDLKLVPALCGSALKNKGIQPLLDAINFFLPSPLDVPPIKGINPETEEIIECRASDKEPLAALIFKVSMSEGRKLSYLRIYSGNIKVKEDLYNPVRQKKEKLTRILRMHANKKERIDRAGAGSIVGIVGLKESSTGETLCSEEHPVLLEKIDFYEPVISIAVEPKTHADQEKIDDVIEKFIAEDPTLRCKKDEDTGQIILSGMGELHLEVIISRMQREFKTSVNVGKPQVVYRESIEREVKASAVFDKEVAGRHHFGEVTIRLKPLPRGSETIFISELPEDKIPKIFLPAIKKGVMEALDSGALMGYPVVDVEAVLTGGSYKESMGTELAYNVCASMAVKKALQDGRAFLLDPVMSVEVFVPESFTGDVIGDLNSRNGQIESVEHQIGSQAIKASVSLAKMFGFSTSLRSATQGRGTFTMQFSHFDKR; this is encoded by the coding sequence ATGAAAAAAACTGACCAAATAAAAAAAATACGAAATATCGGTATTATTGCACATATTGATGCTGGAAAAACTACGGTGACTGAGCGGATTCTCTACTATACCGGCCGATCTCATAAAATAGGAGAAGTCCATGATGGCGAGGCTGTAATGGACTGGATGCTGGACGAGCAGGAACGTGGAATTACAATAACCTCCGCTGTTACAACCTGTCACTGGAAGGGGGGTGAAATTCAGATAATAGATACTCCAGGTCATGTCGATTTTACTATCGAGGTGGAGCGCTCACTAAGAGTGTTAGACGGTGTAGTTGGTGTTTTTTGCGCTGTTGGAGGAGTCGAGCCTCAGTCCGAAACCGTTTGGCGCCAGGCTGATAAATATTTTGTCCCCAAAATAGCATTTATCAATAAACTGGATAGAATCGGCGCAAATTTTTTTAAAACCGTAGAAATGATGAAGAAAAAACTTAATGCCGAACCTCTTATAATTCAACTGCCGATCGGATCAGAAGACGATTTTATCGGTGTAATCGACCTTCTGAACATGAAACAGATACTCTACCATGACGAGACCAGGGGTGAAACTTTTACAATAGAAGAAATCTCATCAGATTATATCGAACGCGCCGAAGAGTACCGTGAGAAACTTATAGAATTGCTTGCCGAATATGATGACGATATAATGGAAGCCTATCTATCCGAAGCTCCCATCGACAACACCATACTTCTTGCTGCTATACGAAAATCTGTCATTGATTTAAAGCTCGTTCCTGCTTTGTGCGGCAGCGCATTAAAGAACAAGGGCATACAGCCTCTACTGGATGCGATTAATTTTTTTCTTCCAAGCCCCTTGGATGTGCCGCCGATAAAGGGGATTAATCCTGAAACGGAAGAAATAATTGAATGCAGGGCCAGTGATAAAGAACCCCTTGCCGCTCTTATCTTTAAAGTGTCTATGTCAGAAGGAAGAAAGCTTTCTTACCTTCGGATATACAGCGGAAATATCAAGGTTAAAGAGGATCTTTACAATCCGGTTCGCCAAAAAAAAGAGAAGCTTACCAGGATTCTCAGAATGCATGCGAACAAAAAAGAAAGGATAGATAGGGCGGGTGCAGGCAGCATAGTCGGGATTGTGGGATTAAAGGAATCTTCCACCGGGGAGACCCTATGTTCCGAAGAACACCCTGTTCTCCTGGAAAAAATAGATTTTTACGAACCTGTCATTTCTATTGCAGTTGAACCAAAAACCCATGCGGATCAAGAGAAAATTGACGATGTGATAGAAAAATTTATCGCCGAAGATCCAACCTTAAGATGCAAAAAAGATGAGGATACCGGCCAAATTATTCTGTCCGGAATGGGTGAACTTCACCTGGAAGTAATAATAAGCCGTATGCAGCGTGAATTTAAAACATCTGTTAATGTCGGCAAACCACAAGTGGTTTACAGGGAGTCGATAGAGCGGGAAGTTAAAGCCTCAGCGGTTTTCGATAAGGAGGTTGCCGGCCGGCACCATTTCGGCGAGGTCACAATAAGGCTTAAGCCATTACCAAGAGGAAGTGAGACTATATTCATATCAGAGCTGCCCGAAGATAAAATACCGAAAATTTTCCTGCCGGCCATAAAAAAAGGTGTAATGGAAGCCCTGGATAGCGGAGCATTAATGGGTTATCCTGTGGTCGATGTTGAGGCAGTACTCACTGGAGGTTCTTACAAAGAATCTATGGGTACGGAACTTGCATATAATGTTTGTGCCTCCATGGCCGTCAAGAAGGCCCTGCAAGACGGAAGAGCGTTTCTACTTGACCCCGTAATGAGTGTTGAGGTCTTTGTGCCTGAATCCTTTACCGGAGATGTTATTGGCGACCTTAATTCACGAAACGGCCAGATAGAATCGGTTGAACATCAGATCGGATCACAGGCCATAAAGGCCTCTGTTTCACTTGCTAAAATGTTCGGGTTTTCAACATCATTAAGATCCGCCACCCAGGGCCGAGGAACTTTTACGATGCAATTTTCTCATTTTGATAAAAGATAG
- the ispG gene encoding flavodoxin-dependent (E)-4-hydroxy-3-methylbut-2-enyl-diphosphate synthase, with product MTPFLIKRKKTKEIYVGKVKIGGFAPVAVQSMTNTPTEDVQATVSQIKRLEEAGCEIIRVAVPDMEAATAIVKIKKEISIPLIADIHFDYRLAVAAAESGADALRINPGNIGGRKKVKAVTDAAKNFNIPIRIGVNAGSLEKEFLEKHGGVTAEAMVESALRHVDLLDSLGFHEIKLSLKASDIPRTLDAYRLLSCHTDIPLHVGVTEAGGLFPGIVKSSVGIGMLLAEGIGDTIRVSLTRDPVEEIRTGFEILKALGMRKHGPEIISCPTCGRCKIDLFNIAKQVEKALLTSSMPLKIAIMGCIVNGPGEAREADIGIAGGKGAGILFKKGKVVKKIPEDRLVDILLKEIKEYEKNYLEGGKLQ from the coding sequence ATGACTCCTTTTTTAATAAAGCGTAAAAAGACAAAAGAGATTTATGTGGGCAAGGTAAAGATCGGGGGCTTTGCGCCCGTTGCGGTTCAGTCCATGACCAATACACCCACAGAGGATGTCCAGGCAACTGTTTCGCAGATCAAACGCCTGGAAGAAGCCGGTTGTGAAATCATACGTGTGGCGGTTCCTGATATGGAGGCTGCAACAGCTATCGTAAAGATCAAAAAAGAGATTTCCATCCCTTTGATAGCAGATATACACTTTGATTATCGCCTGGCTGTTGCCGCAGCAGAATCAGGCGCTGATGCTCTCAGGATAAACCCGGGGAACATTGGAGGCAGAAAAAAGGTCAAAGCAGTTACAGATGCCGCGAAAAATTTTAATATCCCCATAAGAATCGGTGTGAATGCCGGTTCCCTGGAAAAGGAATTTTTGGAAAAACATGGCGGTGTAACGGCCGAAGCAATGGTTGAAAGCGCCTTGAGGCACGTTGACCTGTTGGATTCGCTCGGTTTTCATGAAATCAAGCTTTCCTTAAAAGCGTCTGATATACCAAGGACACTGGATGCATACAGGCTGCTTTCCTGCCATACAGATATTCCTCTTCATGTCGGCGTAACAGAGGCCGGAGGGCTTTTCCCCGGGATAGTCAAATCGTCCGTTGGCATAGGCATGCTTCTTGCAGAAGGTATTGGTGACACCATACGCGTATCATTGACCAGGGATCCTGTGGAAGAGATTAGAACCGGTTTTGAGATTCTGAAAGCCCTTGGAATGCGAAAACACGGACCGGAAATAATTTCGTGCCCGACTTGCGGAAGATGCAAAATCGATCTCTTTAATATTGCGAAACAGGTAGAGAAGGCGCTTTTAACATCATCAATGCCTTTAAAGATTGCGATCATGGGATGCATAGTAAACGGGCCGGGAGAAGCCAGGGAAGCGGATATAGGTATTGCCGGAGGGAAAGGCGCAGGCATTCTATTCAAAAAAGGTAAGGTTGTTAAAAAAATCCCGGAGGATAGATTAGTTGATATTTTGTTGAAAGAGATCAAGGAATACGAAAAAAATTACTTGGAGGGTGGTAAATTACAATGA
- the grpE gene encoding nucleotide exchange factor GrpE, with translation MIENHLNDPVFFEKEQTQAIPSEDSGEILELTEIFQPAHNDFKAIAAKVERDFDQPDFGAFVGEENQLEDAADIIEDDGIDLTILKLESLEKQIEQLSNEFTSKLKYDAHKEKIIDDLHHELQQYKNDIIKKQSMAIILDMIKVVDGIRKFLAYHKDKEPSDSEFGKLLDFIESIPSDIEDVFLLQGVNTFTCNNEVIDPARQKIVKKTATTDKSKDKMVTATISHGYECDDKVIRPEMVQILTYKNS, from the coding sequence ATGATTGAAAATCATCTAAATGACCCCGTTTTTTTTGAAAAAGAACAAACACAGGCCATACCTTCGGAGGACTCCGGAGAAATCCTGGAACTTACTGAAATTTTCCAGCCTGCTCATAACGATTTTAAAGCGATTGCAGCAAAAGTTGAAAGGGACTTTGATCAACCGGATTTCGGCGCATTTGTCGGTGAAGAGAATCAACTTGAAGATGCTGCTGATATTATTGAAGATGACGGGATTGACCTCACAATCCTAAAACTGGAGAGTCTTGAAAAGCAGATAGAACAGTTATCCAATGAGTTTACAAGCAAACTGAAATATGATGCTCATAAGGAAAAAATAATAGATGATCTTCATCATGAACTCCAGCAATACAAAAATGATATTATAAAAAAGCAGTCAATGGCCATCATCCTGGATATGATAAAAGTTGTCGATGGGATCAGAAAATTTTTAGCGTATCATAAAGATAAAGAACCTTCCGATTCGGAGTTCGGGAAACTGCTTGATTTTATTGAAAGCATCCCTTCAGATATAGAAGATGTTTTTTTATTGCAAGGTGTAAATACTTTTACCTGCAACAATGAGGTTATCGACCCCGCCAGGCAAAAAATAGTAAAAAAAACAGCAACAACAGATAAATCAAAAGATAAAATGGTAACAGCCACCATATCTCACGGCTATGAATGCGACGATAAGGTAATCCGCCCGGAAATGGTTCAAATTTTAACATACAAAAATTCTTAA